A part of Colius striatus isolate bColStr4 chromosome 13, bColStr4.1.hap1, whole genome shotgun sequence genomic DNA contains:
- the LOC133626648 gene encoding uncharacterized protein LOC133626648, translating into MALGDSQMVGIPKKPVPGDAHQRSPSHDPASWKFQLLACPEVRALDKHVLQLAPRYLRSECSQMQWLMLNALITTCDEPSKAKSMWILQESLLELLQDLDDEVVETNLSLLKMMLQAANSPVCSTLVLELTGRLQPLFHHTTSSVQLLSLELFQRLMQSVNKKERQPMKTRVYENVIELLCLLHAESPEVAEASRVTLLGAAAFLKKRRLRKLLEKRKTLEVGKYLLSGCGSRAAHYVQQAARCLWSHQQPIREAAVRFLGLAGQHLRGHQELLQPIHEALENLPEDTISSVANLAAQTQCTLRDAERAAPSRLSLREWLRRAWSRRPSLWARR; encoded by the exons ATGGCCCTTGGAGATTCCCAAATGGTGGGGATCCCCAAGAAACCTGTCCCTGGAGATGCCCACCAACGCTCCCCCAGCCATGACCCTGCGTCCTGGAAGTTTCAGCTCCTGGCCTGCCCTGAGGTGAGGGCATTAGACAAAcatgtcctgcagctggcacCGAGGTACCTGCGGAGCGAGTGCAGCCAGATGCAGTGGCTGATGCTCAATGCCCTCATCACCACCTGCGACGAGCCCTCGAAG GCCAAAAGCATGTGGATCCTGCAGGAAAGCCTCCTGGAGCTACTGCAGGACCTAGATGACGAGGTGGTCGAAACGAACCTCTCCTTGCTCAAAATGATGCTCCAGGCTGCCAACAGCCCAGTTTGCAGCACCCTCGTTCTGGAGCTGACTGGGAGGCTCCAGCCACTCTTTCACCAC ACCACCAGCagtgtgcagctgctctcccttgaGCTCTTCCAACGTCTGATGCAGTCTgtcaacaaaaaggaaagacagcCGATGAAGACACGGGTGTATGAGAACGTGATCgaactgctctgcctcctgcatgcCGAGAGCCCggaggtggcagag gcCTCTCGGGTAACCCTGCTTGGAGCTGCCGCcttcctgaagaagaggaggctcagaaagctcctggagaagaggaagacatTGGAAGTGGGCAAGTACCTG CTGTCAGGGTGCGGCAGCAGAGCCGCGCACTATGTGCAGCAGGCAGCGCGGTGCCTTTGGAGCCATCAGCAGCCCATACGAGAGGCGGCCGTCAGGTTCCTGG GGCTCGCCGGGCAGCACCTGAGGGGGCATCAGGAATTGCTGCAGCCCATCCatgagg CCCTTGAAAACCTGCCAGAAGACACCATCTCGTCAGTAGCAAACCTGGCAGCTCAAACGCAGTGCACCCtgagagatgcagagagagcagctccctccagaCTCAGCCTGCGAGAGTGGCTCCGCAGGGCCTGGAGCAGACGGCCTTCTCTCTGGGCCCGTCGCTGA